Genomic window (Thomasclavelia spiroformis DSM 1552):
TTTAGAGGAAAGACTTATCATTACATATTCACCTAAATATGCAAGCTATCAAAAGAAAATAAGAAACAGGCAGATCGAACGCGCAAGCAGGATGATAAATAAAAAAGGAAAATTGAAAAAGAACAGAAAGAATCCAAATGATCCTGCAAGATTTATTGAAAAACATACAACTGACAAAAACGGTGAAATCATAGAAGAATATTTTGCATTAAATCACGAAAAAATTCATGAAGAAGAGATGTATGATGGATTTTATGCCATTACTACAAATCTTGAAGATGACAATGTAAATGAGATCATCAAGGTTTCAGAAAGAAGATGGCAGATAGAGGAATGCTTCAGAATCATGAAAACAGATTTCAAAGCAAGACCGGTATATTTACAGAACAAAGAAAGAATCAAGGCGCATTTTCTCACATGTTTTATTTCATTGATCATTTATAGGCTATTGGCAGATAAACTGGAAAATAAATACACAGTAAATGAAATATTGAAAACACTAAGAGAAATGGAAGTGATAGATACCCAGTATAACGGTTATATACCAGCATATAAAAGAACACAGATAACGGATGAACTTCATCAGCTGTTCGGTTTTAGAACGGATTATGAGATAATTGGAAAGAAAAAAATGAGAAATATAATAAAAAATACGAAAATCAGATAATTTACGCATATTCAATACAAAAGAAAAAATCCAAAAAGTGCTGATATATTCAATACTTTATGGATTTTTTTATATTTACAACTGTCAAAGACGGGATTATATTCTAAAACCAAAAATAAGTCAATAATCCATCTTTAATGGTCAACTCAAAAATTATAATTCTTTTTTCATATAAATTACATCTTCCATTGGATTATAATAATAGGCATCACATTCTTGAAAACCTAGCTTTTTATATAAATGAATTGCTTCTTGTAATGGTTTGATCGTATCTAAAACCATTTCCTTGTAGCCATCATTTTTAGCAAGTTTTAATAATTCTCTTACCATCTTTTCTCCAATTTTTTGACCTCGATATTTATTTTTTACATACAATCTTTTCATTTCACAACAATTATTATCATAACGATGATAAGCAACCATCCCTACTACTTTATTATTTTCAATACATACAAGTAGTCTACCATTAGGATCAGTATACTTTTTTGCAAGATCAGCCAATTCCTCATCAAGATTTTGAAATAATAAATCACGATTCAAATATTCTGTATATTCATAGATTAATTCTTCTACTTGATCTATATATAAATCTCCATTAATAATTTTCATCCTATCACCTTATATTATAGTATCATAATATTTATTTCAAAAAATTTTATTTAAGTCAATATTTTTATCACCTTTACATCTTAGATAAATAATTATTTATTATTTAAATATTCCTTAAATACTTTTTTCACTTTTTTTAAATCAGGGTCACACAATAATGGTAAAAATTCTACTAATTTTTCAGGTTCAAAATCCCACCATTTTACTTTCAATAATATTTCAATTAATTCATCATCAAAACGTTTTTTAATAAGTTTAGCTGGATTTCCACCAACAACACTATATGGTTCAACATTTTTTGTTACTACTGAATAAGCACCAATTATTGCTCCATCACCAATTTTAACACCTGGCATAATCACACTTTCTCTTCCAATCCAGACATCATTACCAATAACAATGTCTCCTTTAAATGGCAACTGTGATAAATGTTCAGGTGTATTTTTATTCCATAAACCTCCAAAAACATTAAATGGGTATGTTGTTACACTACTAATTCGATGATTAGCTAGCCCCATAATAAATTTTGTTTTAGATGCAATTGAGCAAAATTTATCAATAATTAATTTATCACCAAATTCGGGATAATTGAAAAGAACATTATTTTGTTCAAATTTAATTGGATCCTCAATATCATCATAATATGTATAGTCACCGATGATAATATTTGATGCTTTTACAACATTTTTTATAAAACATGATGTTTTACAGTCATTTAAAAAAATTTCATTTGGGTTTTGTATATAATCATTCATTATTTTTATCCTCCGTTATTTTTAAATTATCACGCCCTTTCTTTCTTCATATCCCACAGCTACTGCTTTTATTTTTCTTATTTCTTTCATAAGTATTTACCTCAAAAAAAAATGAATAGAAACTTTTCTATTCATTGGTAGAATTACGTTTAATAAACATGTGTCTTACAGCAATTTCTTTTGACTCAATTTTTTCATCATGTAAAAATTTAGTCAACAAACGAACTGCAAG
Coding sequences:
- a CDS encoding CatB-related O-acetyltransferase; this translates as MKIMNDYIQNPNEIFLNDCKTSCFIKNVVKASNIIIGDYTYYDDIEDPIKFEQNNVLFNYPEFGDKLIIDKFCSIASKTKFIMGLANHRISSVTTYPFNVFGGLWNKNTPEHLSQLPFKGDIVIGNDVWIGRESVIMPGVKIGDGAIIGAYSVVTKNVEPYSVVGGNPAKLIKKRFDDELIEILLKVKWWDFEPEKLVEFLPLLCDPDLKKVKKVFKEYLNNK
- a CDS encoding GNAT family N-acetyltransferase, coding for MKIINGDLYIDQVEELIYEYTEYLNRDLLFQNLDEELADLAKKYTDPNGRLLVCIENNKVVGMVAYHRYDNNCCEMKRLYVKNKYRGQKIGEKMVRELLKLAKNDGYKEMVLDTIKPLQEAIHLYKKLGFQECDAYYYNPMEDVIYMKKEL